The proteins below come from a single Mesobacillus jeotgali genomic window:
- a CDS encoding class I SAM-dependent methyltransferase: protein MSMTPVEQLFTAFNTTADILKEELSCTYLEALAESGENMFQGTVLQDELNEITTKRLEKVYKETNLDSFSKEDIRKGFQLAILKGMKEHVQPNHQMTPDSVGMFIGYLVNKFVDKKSFRLLDPAVGTGNLLATVLNQQNDKEIESVGVEIDDLLIRLAFVNANLQKHPVEFFNQDSLEPLFVDPADAVICDLPVGYYPNDLRAEQYEVKAKEGHTYSHHMFIEQGTKHVKEGGYLFFMIPNGLFESEQAPMLHEFIKNHLIVQGILQLPASLFKNKQAAKSILILQKNGEEVKTPKQALLAELPKLSDGPAVNRMLNKIDQWFKDNKTEQQ from the coding sequence GTGAGTATGACTCCGGTCGAACAATTATTTACTGCATTCAATACAACTGCAGATATCCTAAAAGAAGAGTTATCATGTACATATTTAGAGGCTCTGGCTGAAAGCGGGGAAAACATGTTCCAGGGCACAGTTCTCCAGGACGAACTGAACGAAATCACAACAAAACGTCTTGAAAAAGTTTATAAGGAGACTAACCTTGATTCTTTTAGCAAAGAAGACATCCGCAAAGGTTTCCAGCTTGCAATTTTGAAGGGGATGAAGGAGCACGTTCAGCCGAACCATCAAATGACACCTGATTCTGTCGGCATGTTCATTGGCTACCTGGTCAATAAGTTTGTCGACAAGAAGTCATTTAGGCTGCTTGACCCTGCGGTGGGAACTGGGAACCTGCTGGCGACGGTATTGAACCAGCAGAATGATAAGGAAATCGAGTCTGTCGGTGTTGAAATTGATGACCTGCTGATCAGGCTGGCTTTCGTAAATGCCAATCTACAGAAGCATCCGGTGGAGTTTTTCAATCAAGACAGCCTTGAACCATTGTTTGTTGATCCGGCGGATGCAGTCATTTGTGACCTTCCAGTCGGTTATTATCCGAATGACCTTCGAGCTGAGCAATATGAGGTAAAAGCAAAAGAAGGCCATACATACTCTCATCACATGTTCATTGAGCAAGGTACGAAGCATGTAAAAGAAGGCGGATATTTGTTCTTCATGATCCCGAATGGTCTCTTTGAAAGTGAACAAGCCCCAATGCTGCATGAGTTCATTAAAAACCATCTGATTGTCCAGGGGATTTTACAGCTTCCGGCTTCTTTGTTTAAAAACAAGCAGGCAGCTAAAAGTATCCTTATCCTGCAAAAGAATGGTGAAGAAGTAAAAACGCCAAAACAGGCACTCCTAGCCGAGCTTCCAAAGCTATCCGACGGCCCAGCCGTGAACAGGATGCTGAATAAAATCGATCAATGGTTTAAAGACAATAAAACAGAACAGCAATAG